Proteins from one Primulina huaijiensis isolate GDHJ02 chromosome 18, ASM1229523v2, whole genome shotgun sequence genomic window:
- the LOC140965156 gene encoding polygalacturonase-1 non-catalytic subunit beta-like: MHSRFLLFFSATIFVVFSGSGDDSGENPFTPKGYLIRYWKKEISTDLPMPAFLLDKASPLDAVEFAGFSRLADQRALSFQLPDFCSKANLLCFSDLSPSLEKHDSNANFAVYLNKNFTNYGDGRLGGVDSFKNYSDGDNLPVDAFRRYSRDSTGHGDKFSSYATEANVVDQSFNTYGTAAAGGAGDFSNYNNQVNVPNLRFTSYSDDSNGRKQSFTAYTDEANSGDQKFTSYGKNGNGAANDFASYGKDSNVMGSTFTNYGENGNAANDTFTSYGTNTNVPENTFKNYGTQGNAATESFKNYRDQSNVGDDNFQSYGKNSNAAKMDFENYGKSFNEGTDKFSGYGNGAVGQAVDFKIYGLNTTFKDYAKKGVTFTGLSNESSAMGTSLVATGEKVNKWVVEPGKFFREKMLKSGNVMPMPDIRDKMPKRSFLPRVIVSKLPFSTSKVDELKKIFHAEDDNSTMSKMLTDSLSECERPPSPGETKRCVTSIEDMIDFATSMLGRNIVVRTTENTKGSKGDIMIGKVSGINSGKVTKSVSCHQSLFPYSLYYCHSVPKVRVYEADILDSKSKATINHGVAICHIDTSSWSPGHGAFLSLGSGPGKIEVCHWIFENDMTWAVAD, translated from the exons ATGCACTCCAGATTCTTGCTCTTCTTCTCTGCTACGATTTTC GTGGTATTCTCGGGCTCCGGAGATGATTCCGGTGAGAACCCGTTTACGCCGAAGGGGTATTTGATCCGTTACTGGAAGAAGGAGATATCCACCGATTTGCCGATGCCGGCTTTCTTGCTCGACAAAGCTTCGCCGTTAGACGCGGTGGAGTTTGCAGGTTTCTCGAGGCTTGCCGATCAGCGGGCGTTATCTTTTCAACTTCCCGATTTCTGCAGCAAAGCTAACCTCCTCTGTTTCTCCGATTTGTCGCCGAGTCTCGAGAAGCACGACAGCAATGCGAATTTCGCTGTGTACTTGAACAAGAACTTCACCAACTATGGGGACGGCCGGCTCGGCGGGGTGGATTCTTTCAAGAACTATTCCGACGGGGACAATCTCCCGGTGGACGCGTTCCGGCGCTACAGCCGCGACTCCACCGGTCATGGAGATAAATTCTCCAGCTACGCCACGGAGGCCAATGTGGTTGACCAGAGCTTCAACACCTACGGCACCGCCGCAGCCGGAGGAGCTGGGGATTTCAGCAACTACAACAATCAGGTGAACGTGCCAAATCTCCGTTTCACTTCGTATTCAGACGACAGCAATGGCCGGAAGCAATCCTTCACCGCATACACCGATGAAGCCAATTCTGGCGACCAGAAATTCACTAGCTACGGAAAAAACGGCAACGGCGCCGCCAATGATTTCGCCAGCTACGGCAAGGATTCCAATGTAATGGGCTCGACTTTCACCAACTATGGCGAGAATGGGAATGCCGCAAATGACACATTCACTTCCTATGGGACAAATACCAATGTACCTGAAAATACTTTCAAGAATTACGGGACTCAAGGGAATGCAGCAACTGAAAGTTTCAAGAATTACAGAGACCAATCCAATGTGGGAGACGACAATTTCCAATCATACGGCAAGAATTCCAATGCCGCGAAGATGGATTTTGAGAACTACGGGAAATCCTTCAATGAGGGGACAGATAAATTCAGCGGCTATGGCAATGGTGCTGTAGGCCAAGCAGTCGACTTCAAGATCTATGGACTGAATACTACTTTCAAAGATTACGCGAAAAAGGGTGTCACCTTTACGGGGCTGTCAAACGAAAGCTCGGCTATGGGGACCTCTTTGGTAGCCACGGGCGAAAAGGTTAACAAATGGGTGGTGGAGCCAGGCAAATTCTTCCGGGAGAAGATGTTGAAAAGTGGCAATGTGATGCCTATGCCTGATATCCGTGACAAAATGCCTAAGAGGTCGTTTTTACCTCGAGTGATCGTGTCGAAATTACCCTTCTCGACGTCCAAAGTTGACGAATTGAAAAAGATCTTCCACGCCGAAGATGACAACTCTACCATGTCAAAAATGCTGACAGATTCATTGAGCGAGTGCGAGAGACCACCTAGCCCGGGGGAGACCAAGCGTTGTGTGACCTCGATCGAAGATATGATCGACTTCGCAACATCCATGCTGGGGCGTAACATCGTGGTTCGGACCACGGAGAACACTAAAGGGTCTAAAGGCGACATCATGATCGGGAAGGTCAGCGGAATCAACTCAGGGAAAGTCACTAAATCGGTGTCTTGCCACCAGAGCTTGTTCCCATACTCACTCTACTATTGTCACTCGGTCCCGAAAGTTCGAGTCTACGAAGCCGACATTCTCGACTCCAAGTCGAAGGCAACCATAAATCACGGTGTCGCCATATGCCATATCGATACGTCTTCTTGGAGCCCCGGCCATGGAGCCTTCCTTTCTTTAGGTTCAGGTCCAGGAAAGATCGAGGTTTGCCACTGGATCTTTGAGAACGACATGACTTGGGCAGTCGCAGATTGA